One Bradyrhizobium sp. ISRA464 genomic window carries:
- a CDS encoding reverse transcriptase domain-containing protein, which translates to MAEGGVFEKGGLRRTTGGTSQGGVISPLLANIYLHYVLDEWSEQVARPRLKGRCQLVRYADDAVIAFEDHLSGKRLLNVLGKRLGRYGLLHPTKTRFVDFRFKRPGGRHPATAGTTFNFLGFTHVWDQSRKGKNVFRQITAKDRYGFRDGMVSAQPASPVPGTARALVARDPEALRLLRHLRQRPTDQMVSPPAHADLEEMARAARSPQQSAVVTLPGHARATPAADSQDRPPICRLVSEAYA; encoded by the coding sequence GTGGCTGAAGGCGGGGTGTTCGAAAAGGGCGGCTTGCGCCGCACGACTGGTGGAACGTCCCAAGGCGGCGTGATCTCGCCACTGCTTGCAAACATCTATCTGCACTATGTGCTGGATGAATGGTCCGAGCAGGTGGCGCGACCGCGGCTCAAAGGGCGATGCCAACTGGTCCGATACGCTGATGACGCGGTGATCGCCTTCGAGGACCATCTGTCCGGCAAGCGATTGCTGAATGTGCTGGGTAAGCGGCTCGGTCGGTACGGGCTTCTCCATCCGACCAAGACGCGCTTCGTAGACTTCCGGTTCAAACGCCCCGGTGGGCGTCATCCCGCGACGGCGGGGACCACATTCAACTTCCTTGGCTTCACCCATGTATGGGATCAATCGAGGAAAGGTAAGAATGTCTTCCGACAGATAACGGCAAAAGACCGTTATGGCTTCCGTGACGGAATGGTGTCGGCTCAACCTGCATCGCCCGTTCCGGGAACAGCACGCGCACTTGTCGCGCGTGATCCGGAGGCACTGCGCCTACTACGGCATCTCCGGCAACGGCCGACGGATCAGATGGTATCACCACCAGCTCACGCGGATCTGGAAGAAATGGCTCGCGCGGCGAGATCGCCACAGCAATCTGCCGTGGTCACGCTTCCGGGCCATGCCCGCGCGACACCCGCTGCCGACAGCCAAGATCGTCCACCAATATGCCGTCTCGTGAGCGAAGCTTACGCGTGA
- a CDS encoding enoyl-CoA hydratase/isomerase family protein — MPALNVHKARTVLVAQFNREKPLNPLNRELEQGIVETCRWAQAEPAIRAIVLTGGVDRSFGVGDDLNEAREIKTPAGVEDLIDRTIGLYVAILSVTKPIVAGIDGYAIGAGLQIALCCDWRVGTAATKALGWELKQGLACPIGAYMLRKSFGRSAMSDVIFGCEVVPPDWALEHKFFNEIAERQDVVERAIWRAGVLGEYPQVAYQRTKESVNRSFIGGLEELKPMAKDIILDGFRSSFAQAHFARITQRKWKP; from the coding sequence ATGCCAGCCCTAAATGTTCATAAGGCGCGGACCGTTCTTGTGGCGCAGTTCAACCGCGAGAAACCTCTAAATCCACTCAACCGCGAACTCGAGCAAGGTATTGTCGAGACATGTCGATGGGCGCAAGCCGAACCGGCCATCAGGGCAATCGTCCTTACTGGTGGAGTGGATCGCTCCTTCGGTGTCGGTGATGACTTAAACGAAGCACGCGAAATCAAAACCCCGGCCGGCGTCGAAGATCTGATAGATCGGACAATCGGGCTTTACGTTGCCATCCTCAGCGTGACCAAGCCCATCGTCGCAGGAATTGACGGATATGCCATAGGCGCCGGGCTCCAGATCGCACTCTGCTGCGACTGGCGTGTAGGAACGGCCGCGACGAAGGCACTGGGGTGGGAGCTCAAGCAGGGGCTGGCCTGTCCAATCGGCGCCTACATGCTTCGGAAATCATTTGGTCGTTCCGCGATGTCTGATGTTATCTTCGGCTGTGAGGTTGTGCCGCCTGACTGGGCTCTAGAGCACAAGTTCTTCAATGAGATTGCCGAGAGGCAGGACGTCGTCGAGAGAGCAATTTGGAGAGCCGGCGTGCTTGGGGAATATCCGCAAGTCGCTTACCAGCGAACGAAAGAGTCGGTGAACCGTTCTTTCATTGGGGGACTGGAGGAGCTGAAGCCAATGGCGAAAGATATCATTCTGGATGGATTCCGTAGCAGCTTTGCCCAAGCGCATTTCGCTCGAATTACGCAAAGAAAATGGAAGCCCTGA
- the ccrA gene encoding crotonyl-CoA carboxylase/reductase, with protein sequence MNQCNGQDPSTVKSVRPMEKDLYEIGEIPPLGYAPKHMFAWVIRRERHGDPEDAMKVEVIETPTVGPEDALVMIMAAGVGYNGVWASLGQPVSPFDLHRHSRHVAGSDASGIVWSVGERVKRWKVGDEVVVHCHQDDGDDLECNGGDPMLSPSQRIWGYETPDGALAQFARVQSRQLLARPMHLSWEESACYMGTVGTAYRMLFGHHPHAVRPGQNVLVWGAAGGLGSMAIQLVSLTGANAIGIVSNDSKRRYVMSLGAKGVINRKEFDCWGRLPDSHDVTAYREYMKEVRRFGRAIREIAGATDIDIVFEHPGETTFPVSCYIVKRGGMVVFCGGTSGYHLTMDARFVWMRQKRVQGSHFANPYQLWEVNRLVHERRIDPCLSEVFTWEEIPRAHMKMSRNEHRPGNMAVLVQANVAQASSQASGV encoded by the coding sequence ATGAATCAATGCAACGGACAGGATCCGTCGACTGTCAAGAGTGTCCGGCCGATGGAGAAGGATCTCTACGAGATTGGCGAAATTCCACCATTGGGCTATGCACCGAAGCACATGTTTGCATGGGTCATACGCCGGGAGCGGCATGGAGATCCGGAGGATGCAATGAAGGTGGAGGTGATTGAGACCCCCACTGTGGGACCCGAGGATGCCCTAGTCATGATCATGGCGGCAGGGGTAGGCTACAACGGCGTCTGGGCCTCTCTGGGGCAGCCTGTTTCGCCCTTCGATCTTCATCGGCACTCCCGTCACGTCGCGGGATCGGATGCCTCCGGAATTGTTTGGTCGGTTGGAGAGCGAGTAAAGAGATGGAAGGTGGGTGACGAGGTCGTTGTCCATTGCCATCAGGACGATGGCGACGATCTCGAGTGCAACGGCGGAGATCCCATGTTGTCGCCCTCCCAGAGAATTTGGGGATATGAAACTCCGGACGGAGCTTTGGCGCAATTCGCTCGCGTACAGTCCCGTCAACTGTTGGCAAGGCCGATGCACCTCAGCTGGGAGGAGAGCGCGTGCTATATGGGCACGGTAGGCACTGCATACAGAATGCTGTTTGGCCATCACCCGCATGCCGTTCGACCAGGTCAGAACGTGCTGGTGTGGGGTGCAGCTGGTGGGTTGGGCTCGATGGCGATCCAGCTTGTATCACTGACGGGCGCCAATGCAATCGGCATTGTTTCCAATGACTCAAAGCGCCGCTATGTGATGTCATTGGGCGCAAAAGGCGTGATCAACCGTAAAGAATTTGACTGTTGGGGGCGGCTTCCGGATAGTCATGACGTGACTGCTTACAGGGAATACATGAAGGAGGTGCGCCGCTTTGGCAGAGCTATCCGGGAGATTGCAGGAGCCACCGATATTGACATTGTTTTTGAGCATCCGGGAGAGACGACATTTCCAGTGAGCTGCTACATCGTGAAACGGGGCGGAATGGTTGTGTTCTGTGGTGGGACTTCTGGCTACCACCTTACTATGGACGCTCGCTTCGTGTGGATGAGACAAAAGAGAGTACAAGGCAGCCATTTCGCAAATCCATATCAATTGTGGGAAGTGAACCGGCTTGTTCATGAGCGGCGTATCGATCCATGCCTTTCCGAAGTCTTTACCTGGGAGGAAATCCCACGCGCACACATGAAAATGTCAAGGAACGAGCACCGGCCCGGAAACATGGCTGTTCTCGTCCAGGCAAATGTGGCACAGGCCAGCTCTCAGGCTTCAGGAGTTTGA
- a CDS encoding helix-turn-helix transcriptional regulator codes for MTYNDLDARIGERIRTQRKLVGLSQKELASRLDIVFQQLQKHENGTSRVPASRLYEIAQALNTPITHFYEVDDSVTQRRRSPLTDVSAIVGAQRGKLAKQVLELVTDFMKIKDERARTDIVSLVAKLSKSNAKR; via the coding sequence GTGACATACAACGACCTTGACGCGAGAATTGGCGAACGCATTCGAACGCAGCGAAAGCTGGTTGGCCTGAGTCAGAAAGAGCTCGCCAGTCGATTGGACATAGTCTTTCAGCAACTGCAAAAGCACGAAAATGGCACAAGCAGAGTGCCGGCCAGTCGGCTTTACGAGATCGCTCAAGCACTGAACACGCCGATCACACATTTCTATGAAGTTGATGACAGCGTAACACAGCGGCGGAGGTCGCCACTCACGGATGTTTCCGCGATCGTCGGCGCACAAAGGGGCAAGCTGGCAAAGCAGGTTCTTGAACTTGTCACGGATTTCATGAAGATCAAGGATGAGCGTGCCCGAACGGACATTGTTTCGTTGGTCGCCAAACTTTCGAAGTCAAACGCCAAGCGTTAG
- a CDS encoding enoyl-CoA hydratase/isomerase family protein has product MAILETESRGEVLVARFNHATPHNPMSLELETAVRSICRETNDNPEVRALVLTGGNERSFCAGGDFTEVAQLSGSVAVEAYIDRLIDFYSTILSIKKPTVAAIAGYAIGLGFQLALCCDWRVGVLGTKLIMWELKHGIACIVGGYLLESFVGRAAMSSIVYGCEAVPVSWALDHKLLHEVADPGDLMETAIARARILGEFPGITFRRTKESINQGLLAGLRSISLEAKQGHVAGVASSAAQQHFKSVLCSGQKCDGPACNC; this is encoded by the coding sequence ATGGCTATATTGGAAACCGAGTCACGAGGTGAGGTTCTGGTCGCGCGGTTCAATCACGCAACGCCCCATAATCCGATGAGCTTGGAACTCGAGACTGCAGTCCGCTCGATATGCCGGGAAACAAATGACAATCCTGAGGTGCGGGCTCTGGTATTGACAGGAGGCAATGAGAGATCCTTTTGCGCTGGCGGCGATTTCACGGAAGTGGCCCAGCTTTCCGGAAGTGTGGCAGTGGAGGCGTATATCGACCGGTTGATTGACTTTTATTCGACGATACTCAGCATCAAGAAACCTACAGTTGCCGCAATTGCTGGCTATGCCATAGGTCTGGGCTTTCAGCTCGCGCTATGCTGCGACTGGCGCGTTGGAGTGCTCGGAACGAAGCTGATTATGTGGGAACTGAAGCACGGCATCGCTTGTATTGTCGGCGGGTATCTGCTCGAGAGTTTCGTCGGTCGGGCCGCGATGTCCAGCATCGTCTACGGGTGCGAGGCCGTTCCGGTTTCCTGGGCGCTGGACCACAAGTTGCTTCACGAGGTCGCGGATCCAGGAGACCTTATGGAGACGGCTATTGCGCGCGCGCGGATCCTCGGCGAATTTCCCGGAATCACCTTCCGCCGAACGAAGGAATCGATCAATCAAGGCTTGCTTGCTGGTTTGCGCAGCATCTCACTCGAGGCAAAACAGGGACATGTTGCTGGTGTTGCGAGCAGTGCCGCACAACAGCATTTCAAAAGCGTGCTATGCAGTGGCCAGAAATGCGATGGCCCAGCCTGCAATTGTTGA
- a CDS encoding DUF2889 domain-containing protein, translated as MPLSDPVEREMLHRRVIEVIGYHRRDLLWDIEARLIDSKTGAYANPWREVLPGQAMHDMSLRLTVDTSFRIRAVDAVSDSNPYPPCSEAAAAFAPLVGLTIEPGWKKNVRERVPQSACCTHLYELIGSVGSVIFQTILPVLQQQGAFDRHPRPGLIDSCCAYRRGNEVVRHLWPDLPIK; from the coding sequence ATGCCACTTTCCGATCCTGTCGAACGAGAAATGCTTCATCGCCGGGTAATAGAAGTGATTGGCTACCATCGTCGCGATCTCCTCTGGGATATTGAGGCCCGCCTGATCGACTCAAAAACCGGTGCGTACGCGAATCCTTGGCGTGAAGTTCTCCCTGGGCAAGCGATGCATGACATGTCACTGCGGTTGACTGTCGATACAAGCTTCAGGATACGCGCAGTCGATGCTGTCAGCGACAGTAATCCGTATCCGCCATGCTCGGAAGCAGCGGCTGCCTTTGCTCCGCTCGTGGGTCTTACGATCGAGCCTGGCTGGAAAAAGAATGTCAGGGAGCGCGTCCCTCAAAGTGCTTGCTGCACGCACCTTTACGAACTTATTGGCTCTGTCGGATCAGTCATATTCCAGACCATCTTGCCGGTCCTGCAGCAACAAGGAGCTTTCGACAGGCATCCTCGCCCAGGCCTGATCGACAGTTGCTGCGCTTACCGGAGGGGCAACGAGGTGGTAAGGCATTTATGGCCTGACTTGCCGATCAAGTAG